A genome region from Streptomyces antimycoticus includes the following:
- a CDS encoding helix-turn-helix domain-containing protein translates to MSDDPHPPLPASLDLLIVRLVPECRVGVSAAVALRDTPTAYEQAIHALAVARNAPERRAGFGGDVDVTVLAGPEGYLWASELLAPCLRYAPARRADPGPQELLGTLGSWLSFGGAASRHLKIHRNTLAARMRHLDELLGVEVSRSLAAQSAAWLALRLHTAPQAAAARAQAPPGPTATLDTVLGTPAAGAWARAQLRPLEQARPAAGLETVRTWLRADARLPAAAAALGISLPGARKRLTRAEDVLGRSLLTAPSAKYELWLAMRALGSL, encoded by the coding sequence GTGAGCGACGACCCTCACCCCCCACTCCCCGCATCGCTGGACCTGCTGATCGTCCGCCTGGTGCCCGAGTGCCGGGTCGGGGTGAGCGCGGCGGTCGCGCTGCGGGACACGCCGACCGCCTATGAGCAGGCCATCCACGCGCTTGCGGTGGCCCGTAACGCGCCCGAGCGCCGCGCCGGTTTCGGCGGCGACGTGGATGTGACCGTACTGGCGGGCCCGGAGGGGTATCTGTGGGCGAGCGAACTCCTGGCGCCCTGCCTGCGCTACGCCCCGGCCCGCCGCGCCGACCCCGGCCCGCAGGAGCTGCTGGGCACGCTCGGGTCCTGGCTCAGCTTCGGTGGAGCGGCCAGCCGTCATCTGAAGATCCATCGCAATACGCTCGCCGCGCGGATGCGCCATCTCGATGAGCTGCTGGGCGTGGAGGTCAGCCGCAGCCTGGCCGCGCAGTCGGCGGCCTGGCTCGCCCTGCGGCTGCACACCGCGCCCCAGGCCGCGGCGGCCCGCGCCCAGGCCCCGCCGGGGCCCACCGCCACGCTGGACACGGTGCTGGGCACACCCGCCGCCGGGGCCTGGGCCCGGGCCCAGCTACGCCCCCTGGAACAGGCCAGGCCCGCGGCCGGTCTGGAGACCGTACGCACCTGGCTGCGCGCCGACGCCCGCCTGCCCGCGGCAGCCGCCGCCCTCGGCATCTCGCTACCGGGCGCGCGCAAGCGCCTGACCAGGGCAGAGGACGTGCTGGGCCGATCCCTCCTGACCGCGCCGAGCGCGAAGTACGAACTGTGGCTGGCGATGCGGGCACTGGGCTCGCTCTGA
- a CDS encoding DUF1330 domain-containing protein, whose protein sequence is MPAAYALAHLHGRSPHPDIIEYLERIQATLDPFHGRFRIHGGELEVVEGEWPGSVVLIEFPGGMADAREWYASPAYQDILRLRTDHIEGVVVLVEGVDSGYDPLARAEKLRAADPGGYAR, encoded by the coding sequence ATGCCCGCCGCCTACGCGCTCGCGCATCTGCACGGCCGCAGTCCGCACCCCGACATCATCGAGTACCTGGAGCGGATCCAGGCCACCCTCGACCCCTTCCACGGCCGCTTCCGCATCCACGGCGGCGAGCTGGAGGTGGTCGAGGGGGAGTGGCCGGGCAGTGTGGTGCTGATCGAGTTCCCGGGCGGGATGGCGGACGCCCGCGAGTGGTACGCGTCGCCCGCCTATCAGGACATCCTGCGGCTGCGCACCGACCACATCGAGGGCGTCGTGGTCCTGGTCGAGGGCGTGGACTCCGGCTACGACCCGCTGGCGCGCGCCGAGAAGCTGCGGGCCGCCGACCCTGGCGGGTACGCCCGCTAG
- a CDS encoding ABC transporter ATP-binding protein — protein sequence MTAAVTSVEAPRDDAVLDISGLVRHFTGPAGTVKAVDGVSLSIGRGEIVGLVGESGSGKSTVGRCAVRLDRPTAGSVTINGREVTRLSKRALRPLRKDFHLVFQDPSSSLDPRMTVGAIVAQPLRLHRLASGDALRDRVAALLAQVGLRPELARRRPHELSGGQRQRVSIARALSVDPQLLVADEPTSALDVSVQASVLNLLADLQRERRFGCLFITHDLAAVEYLADRIAVMYLGQLVEQAPAAELFADPKHPYTQALLSAAPVPDPAAQRSRARIVLSGELPSPLDPPPGCRFHTRCPLAVDRCRTEPPALRGLAGGGGRQVSCHLVADDGTAPDASAP from the coding sequence ATGACCGCCGCCGTCACGTCCGTGGAGGCGCCGCGGGACGACGCCGTGCTCGACATCAGCGGCCTCGTCCGCCACTTCACCGGCCCGGCCGGCACCGTCAAGGCGGTCGACGGGGTCAGCCTCAGCATCGGGCGGGGCGAGATCGTCGGCCTGGTCGGGGAGTCCGGCAGCGGCAAGTCCACGGTGGGGCGGTGCGCCGTACGGCTGGACCGGCCGACCGCGGGCAGCGTGACGATCAACGGCCGCGAGGTGACCCGGCTCTCGAAGCGGGCGCTGCGTCCACTGCGCAAGGACTTCCATCTGGTCTTCCAGGACCCGTCCTCCTCGCTCGACCCCCGGATGACCGTGGGCGCCATCGTCGCCCAGCCGCTGCGACTGCACCGCCTGGCCTCCGGCGACGCCCTGCGTGACCGGGTCGCCGCGCTGCTGGCCCAGGTGGGGCTGCGGCCCGAACTGGCGCGGCGGCGGCCCCATGAGCTCTCCGGCGGGCAGCGGCAGCGGGTCTCGATCGCCCGCGCGCTGTCGGTCGATCCACAGCTGCTGGTGGCCGACGAGCCGACGTCGGCGCTGGATGTCTCCGTCCAGGCATCCGTGCTCAATCTGCTGGCGGATCTGCAGCGGGAGCGGCGCTTCGGCTGTCTGTTCATCACCCATGACCTGGCCGCCGTCGAGTACCTCGCCGACCGGATCGCGGTGATGTATCTGGGGCAGTTGGTGGAACAGGCCCCGGCCGCCGAGCTGTTCGCCGACCCCAAGCATCCGTACACCCAGGCCCTGCTGTCCGCGGCGCCGGTGCCGGACCCGGCCGCGCAGCGGTCACGCGCCCGGATCGTGCTCAGCGGGGAGCTGCCCAGCCCGCTGGATCCGCCCCCGGGCTGCCGCTTCCACACCCGCTGTCCGCTCGCCGTCGACCGCTGCCGCACCGAGCCGCCCGCGCTGCGCGGACTTGCGGGCGGCGGGGGTCGGCAGGTCTCCTGCCATCTGGTGGCGGACGACGGAACGGCGCCGGACGCCTCGGCACCATGA
- a CDS encoding ABC transporter permease: protein MLTRNKLALTGAVAAAILVLIAVFAPLIAPYDPARPDFSAALHQPSWAHWLGTDDLGRDQLSRVVYGVRASLQIGLLAVALAFAAGVPLGLIAGYYGRFADSVVSRLTDTLLAFPFLVLAVGLATILGPSLLNATIAVGVSQIPAVIRITRAETLRLKHLDYVAAAVANGGGDGTVLFHHILPGALSALTVQATVGIPSAIIGEALLSFLGLGIQPPSASLGVMLSSAQAYIAAAPWMAVFPGLAIIAATLAFNLLGDGLRDILDPQGDSR, encoded by the coding sequence CTGCTGACCCGCAACAAGCTGGCCCTCACCGGTGCCGTGGCCGCCGCGATCCTGGTGCTGATCGCGGTGTTCGCACCGCTCATCGCGCCGTACGACCCGGCCCGGCCCGACTTCTCGGCCGCCCTCCACCAGCCGAGCTGGGCCCACTGGCTGGGCACCGACGACCTGGGCCGCGATCAGCTCTCCCGGGTCGTGTACGGGGTGCGGGCCTCGCTGCAGATCGGTCTGCTCGCGGTGGCGCTGGCCTTCGCGGCCGGAGTGCCGCTCGGGCTGATCGCGGGCTACTACGGGCGGTTCGCCGACTCCGTAGTCTCCCGGCTCACCGACACCCTGCTCGCCTTCCCCTTCCTGGTGCTGGCGGTGGGCCTGGCCACCATCCTCGGACCGTCGCTGCTCAACGCCACGATCGCGGTCGGCGTCTCCCAGATCCCCGCCGTCATCCGGATCACCCGGGCGGAGACGCTGCGGCTCAAGCACCTCGACTATGTGGCGGCGGCCGTTGCCAACGGCGGCGGGGACGGCACCGTGCTCTTCCACCACATCCTCCCCGGCGCCCTGTCCGCGCTGACCGTCCAGGCCACCGTGGGCATCCCCTCCGCGATCATCGGCGAGGCGCTGCTGAGCTTCCTCGGCCTCGGCATCCAGCCGCCGTCCGCCTCGCTCGGGGTGATGCTCTCCAGCGCCCAGGCGTATATCGCCGCCGCGCCCTGGATGGCGGTCTTCCCGGGGCTCGCGATCATCGCCGCCACGCTCGCGTTCAATCTGCTCGGGGACGGGCTGCGCGACATCCTCGACCCCCAGGGAGACAGCCGATGA
- a CDS encoding ABC transporter permease: MSYPIRRVGESLITLFLVSVVVFAGVRALPGDTATALAGEEPTPEAIAQIRASYGLDDNIVVQYARYVRHAATGDLGVSSRTGLPVLDSVLEALPVTLELSALALLLAVVVGVGAGVVAAVRRGRPEEWLVNAVALLGLSVPAFWLGIVLVLAFAIALPVLAASGFVPFGVDPMENLRHMVLPVIVLGSGLAAVVMRQTRAAMLGSLSADYVRTARAKGLSSRQVIMGHALRNSLVTVVTVLGLQLGHLISGAVVTEQIFVLPGFGKLTIDAVFSRDYAMVQGVVLFTSAAYILVNLLVDLAYSVIDPRIRLGGAQ; the protein is encoded by the coding sequence ATGTCCTATCCGATCCGCCGCGTCGGCGAATCGCTGATCACGCTCTTCCTGGTCAGCGTCGTGGTCTTCGCCGGTGTGCGGGCGCTGCCCGGCGATACCGCCACCGCGCTGGCCGGGGAGGAGCCCACGCCCGAGGCGATCGCCCAGATCCGGGCGAGCTACGGGCTGGACGACAACATCGTGGTGCAGTACGCGCGCTATGTGCGGCACGCCGCCACCGGCGATCTCGGCGTCTCCTCCCGCACCGGGCTGCCGGTCCTGGACTCGGTCCTGGAGGCGCTTCCCGTCACCCTCGAGCTGTCCGCCCTGGCTCTGCTGCTCGCGGTCGTCGTCGGCGTGGGCGCCGGGGTGGTGGCGGCGGTCCGGCGCGGCCGGCCCGAGGAGTGGCTGGTCAACGCGGTGGCGCTGCTGGGGCTTTCGGTGCCCGCCTTCTGGCTCGGCATCGTGCTCGTCCTCGCGTTCGCCATCGCCCTCCCGGTCCTCGCCGCCTCCGGTTTCGTGCCGTTCGGCGTGGACCCGATGGAGAACCTGCGCCATATGGTGCTTCCGGTGATCGTCCTCGGCTCCGGTCTGGCGGCGGTCGTGATGCGGCAGACGCGCGCGGCCATGCTGGGCTCGCTGTCCGCCGACTACGTCCGCACGGCGCGCGCCAAGGGGCTCTCCAGCCGTCAGGTGATCATGGGGCACGCCCTGCGCAACAGCCTGGTCACCGTGGTGACCGTGCTCGGGCTGCAGCTCGGGCACCTCATCTCGGGCGCGGTCGTCACCGAGCAGATCTTCGTCCTGCCGGGCTTCGGCAAGCTCACCATCGACGCGGTCTTCTCCCGCGACTACGCGATGGTGCAGGGCGTGGTGCTGTTCACCTCGGCCGCCTACATCCTCGTCAACCTCCTGGTCGACCTGGCCTATTCGGTGATCGACCCCCGTATCCGGCTCGGAGGTGCCCAGTGA
- a CDS encoding ABC transporter substrate-binding protein, translated as MRQRTSGPSDRPPPTRHRPRAAARAARVLCVLVVAATAGCASLASPTAEVGADRMTDPRPVRDGGTLAIALKSDPDKLDPSLASTAVGRTVFAAMCEKLYDVDAQDRFVPQLAAAPPTTSDGGRTVTIKLRHGVRFADGTRMDAKAVKTSLDRHRTLPGSVRASELKPVTSVRAVGDDTVRLRLKKPYVPLLALLADRAGMVMSPTALKRYGNGFASHPTCVGPFRYAERVVGDRIVLDKDPNYYDADSVHLRRVIYRTITDGNVRLANLQSGDIQVGDQMDPVQVGRALTEPGLQLFNSPSLGYYGLTLNIGNTKGAGAPPGRIDTPIARDVRVREAFDLSLDRALINTIVFQDRYRPTCGPLPSGTPYATGARCPARDLAKAKRLLKAAKVATPVRVRLQISTTPEDNRLGQVVQAMAKEAGFAVSLAPTEFATGLEHSRAGDFQAATTNWSGRLDPAGNIDVFAGTGGAQNYGGLSDPAIDRLIAEGGATAGKAARQKIYARLVERIRAQHTVLYLIQPTNYVSVTKKVAGLKVFGDGLIRVKDAGYAKGGN; from the coding sequence ATGCGCCAAAGAACGAGCGGACCCAGCGACCGGCCCCCACCCACCCGCCACCGACCGCGCGCCGCGGCCCGCGCCGCCCGGGTGCTGTGCGTGCTGGTCGTCGCCGCCACCGCCGGCTGCGCCTCCCTGGCCTCCCCCACGGCCGAGGTGGGCGCCGACCGGATGACCGACCCCCGGCCCGTCCGCGACGGCGGAACGCTGGCCATCGCCCTCAAATCGGACCCGGACAAGCTGGACCCCTCCCTGGCCAGCACCGCCGTGGGCCGCACGGTGTTCGCCGCGATGTGCGAGAAGCTCTACGACGTCGACGCCCAGGACCGGTTCGTGCCGCAGCTCGCCGCCGCCCCGCCCACCACCAGCGACGGGGGCCGCACCGTCACCATCAAGCTGCGGCACGGCGTCCGGTTCGCCGACGGCACCCGGATGGACGCGAAAGCGGTCAAGACCTCCCTCGACCGTCACCGCACACTGCCCGGATCCGTCCGCGCCAGCGAGCTCAAGCCCGTCACCTCCGTACGGGCGGTCGGCGACGACACCGTACGGCTGCGGCTGAAGAAGCCGTACGTCCCGCTGCTCGCGCTGCTCGCCGACCGCGCGGGCATGGTGATGTCGCCGACGGCGCTGAAGCGTTACGGCAACGGCTTCGCGAGCCACCCCACCTGCGTCGGCCCGTTCCGCTACGCCGAGCGCGTGGTGGGCGACCGCATCGTGCTGGACAAGGACCCGAACTACTACGACGCCGACTCCGTCCATCTGCGGCGGGTGATCTACCGCACCATCACCGACGGCAACGTCCGGCTGGCGAATCTACAGTCCGGTGACATCCAGGTCGGCGACCAGATGGACCCGGTCCAGGTGGGCAGGGCGCTCACCGAGCCCGGGCTGCAGCTCTTCAACTCCCCCTCGCTGGGCTACTACGGGCTGACCCTCAACATCGGCAACACCAAGGGCGCCGGGGCGCCGCCGGGCCGGATCGACACCCCGATCGCACGGGATGTGCGGGTGCGCGAGGCGTTCGACCTCTCCCTGGACCGCGCCCTCATCAACACCATCGTCTTCCAGGACCGCTACCGGCCCACCTGCGGCCCGCTCCCCTCCGGCACCCCGTACGCCACCGGGGCCCGCTGCCCGGCCCGCGACCTGGCCAAGGCCAAACGGCTGCTCAAGGCCGCCAAGGTGGCCACCCCGGTCCGGGTGCGGCTGCAGATCAGCACCACCCCGGAGGACAACCGGCTGGGCCAGGTCGTCCAGGCCATGGCCAAGGAGGCGGGCTTCGCGGTGAGTCTGGCGCCGACCGAGTTCGCCACCGGCTTGGAGCACTCCCGCGCGGGCGACTTCCAGGCGGCGACGACCAACTGGTCCGGACGGCTCGACCCGGCGGGCAACATCGATGTGTTCGCCGGTACCGGCGGCGCCCAGAACTACGGCGGCCTCTCCGACCCCGCCATCGACCGGCTGATCGCCGAGGGCGGCGCCACCGCGGGCAAGGCCGCCCGCCAGAAGATCTACGCCCGGCTCGTCGAGCGCATCCGCGCCCAGCACACCGTGCTCTATCTGATCCAGCCCACCAACTACGTGTCCGTGACGAAGAAGGTCGCCGGGCTGAAGGTCTTCGGCGACGGGCTGATCCGCGTGAAGGACGCCGGATACGCGAAGGGAGGGAACTGA
- a CDS encoding FadR/GntR family transcriptional regulator: MDWRQLRHSTLSRPDALAVGLERLILSGELPPGSRVPPERELAESLGVSRGSVREALRALASRGLVARRPGSGTVVLDPGATPHGDILASGLDATAELLQVMEVRACIEPSVTARAARRATPADIVQLHALLDAMRREPTRREFTDLDRTFHRAIAQYTRNPLLLRLLDRVYEIGEPGRRETSLSAARRRATIEEHQAILRAIEARDPEAARAASETHLDSVLHRIEEQRRRTEARGGGVEAAGA, translated from the coding sequence ATGGACTGGCGGCAACTGCGGCACTCCACCCTGTCGAGGCCGGACGCCCTGGCCGTCGGCCTGGAGCGGCTGATCCTGAGCGGAGAGCTGCCGCCCGGTTCCCGCGTCCCCCCGGAGCGGGAGCTGGCGGAGAGCCTCGGCGTCTCGCGGGGCTCGGTCCGCGAGGCGCTGCGCGCCCTCGCCTCCCGTGGACTGGTCGCCCGGCGCCCGGGCTCCGGCACGGTCGTACTCGACCCGGGGGCCACCCCCCACGGCGACATCCTCGCCTCGGGGCTCGACGCCACGGCGGAGCTGTTGCAGGTCATGGAGGTGCGCGCGTGTATCGAGCCCTCGGTGACCGCGCGGGCCGCCCGGCGTGCCACCCCCGCCGACATCGTTCAGCTACACGCCCTGCTGGACGCGATGCGACGGGAGCCCACACGGCGGGAGTTCACCGACCTGGACCGCACCTTCCACCGCGCCATCGCCCAGTACACCCGCAACCCCCTGCTGCTGCGGCTGCTGGACCGGGTCTACGAGATCGGTGAGCCGGGGCGGCGCGAGACCTCGCTGTCCGCCGCCCGCCGGCGCGCCACGATCGAGGAGCACCAGGCCATCCTGCGGGCGATCGAGGCCCGCGACCCGGAGGCGGCCCGAGCCGCCTCCGAGACGCATCTGGACTCGGTGCTGCACCGGATCGAGGAGCAGCGGCGGCGTACGGAGGCGCGGGGCGGCGGAGTCGAGGCGGCGGGGGCCTGA
- a CDS encoding LysR family transcriptional regulator: MDLIRHLRLFIVVAEELHFSRAADLLGMAQPPLSQSIRRLERELGLELFDRSAHQVRLTAAGALLLEEARELLAREERLRTVMARVRDGELGTLRAGVPPQTPARTLHALLSACAEEFPGLRIDLQEVDTAEQVRLLAAARLDVGLVHHPVADADDLVVGPSAGVELGVVLPRSSPLARLSEVTLADLTGHELFLFPRVAAPGWYDRILDICREGGFTPPAVRHARNPEFLLGLVTSGRGVAFDDGRVAGKEPRAAWRPLAGRPLMLWMSAVWPAHSGHPAAAPFARIAAEVIAREDPPNRLLTPPEETGRPRPRPWSVVFEPGAGPAIP, encoded by the coding sequence GTGGATCTCATACGCCACCTGCGCCTGTTCATTGTCGTCGCGGAGGAGCTGCACTTCAGCCGCGCCGCCGATCTCCTCGGCATGGCACAGCCGCCGCTGAGCCAGTCCATCCGGCGGCTGGAGCGGGAGTTGGGGCTGGAGCTGTTCGACCGCTCGGCCCACCAGGTGCGGCTCACCGCCGCCGGTGCGCTGCTGCTGGAGGAGGCGCGCGAACTGCTCGCCCGCGAGGAGCGGCTGCGTACGGTCATGGCGCGGGTCCGCGACGGGGAGCTGGGCACGCTGCGGGCGGGCGTACCGCCGCAGACGCCCGCCCGGACACTGCACGCCCTGCTGTCGGCGTGCGCGGAGGAGTTCCCGGGGCTGCGGATCGACCTTCAGGAGGTGGACACGGCCGAGCAGGTGCGGCTGCTCGCCGCCGCCCGGCTCGACGTGGGGCTGGTGCACCACCCCGTGGCGGACGCCGACGATCTCGTGGTGGGACCGTCCGCCGGGGTCGAGTTGGGGGTCGTCCTGCCCCGTTCCTCGCCGTTGGCCCGCCTTTCCGAGGTGACGCTGGCGGACCTTACCGGCCATGAGCTGTTTCTCTTTCCCCGGGTCGCGGCGCCGGGGTGGTACGACCGGATTCTCGATATCTGCCGGGAGGGCGGTTTCACCCCGCCCGCGGTCCGTCATGCCCGTAATCCGGAATTCCTGCTGGGGCTGGTGACATCGGGACGCGGGGTGGCGTTCGACGACGGGCGGGTGGCGGGCAAGGAGCCGCGGGCCGCCTGGCGCCCGCTGGCCGGCCGGCCGCTGATGCTGTGGATGTCCGCCGTATGGCCTGCGCATTCGGGCCATCCGGCGGCAGCTCCGTTCGCCCGGATCGCCGCGGAGGTCATCGCGCGGGAGGACCCGCCCAACCGGCTGCTCACGCCTCCGGAGGAGACCGGCCGACCCCGACCCCGGCCGTGGTCGGTGGTCTTCGAGCCCGGCGCCGGTCCGGCGATACCGTGA
- a CDS encoding serine hydrolase → MIEKRIAEVFAAADAEGRLHAVDIDAPGRQLGLGVDDQVVIASVFKILLVLEFARQAGAGQLDPRERVVITAPDRLGGWGTAGCADDVEMSLRDLAYFALSVSDNSAADALMRRIGLDTVRLLAAELGLDRTRIVGGPRELLESMFEDAGATDEAEFAAVYPTLTFERLRRFRVLDARHTTSSTPRDITTLLGLIWRDRAGSPAACALVRELMSRQVFRRRLASGFPDDVLVAAKTGTLPSLHIEAGVVRYPDGGRYAVAVFARTASAAAARTAVDAAIGRAARLAVDALRRR, encoded by the coding sequence CTGATCGAGAAGCGGATCGCGGAGGTGTTCGCGGCGGCGGACGCCGAGGGCCGGCTGCACGCGGTGGACATCGACGCACCCGGGCGCCAGCTCGGCCTCGGCGTGGACGACCAGGTCGTCATCGCGTCCGTGTTCAAGATCCTGCTGGTGCTCGAGTTCGCCCGGCAGGCCGGCGCCGGACAGCTCGACCCCCGCGAACGGGTGGTCATCACCGCCCCCGACCGCCTCGGCGGCTGGGGCACCGCGGGCTGTGCCGACGATGTCGAGATGTCCCTGCGCGACCTGGCGTACTTCGCCCTGTCGGTGAGCGACAACTCCGCGGCGGACGCGCTGATGCGCCGGATCGGCCTCGATACGGTGCGGCTGCTGGCGGCCGAACTCGGCCTGGACCGCACGCGGATCGTCGGCGGGCCCCGGGAACTGCTGGAGTCGATGTTCGAGGACGCGGGCGCGACGGACGAGGCGGAGTTCGCCGCCGTCTATCCGACGCTGACCTTCGAGCGGCTGCGCCGCTTCCGCGTCCTGGACGCCCGGCACACCACCTCCAGCACACCCCGCGACATCACCACCCTGCTGGGCCTGATCTGGCGGGACCGGGCAGGTTCCCCGGCGGCATGCGCGCTGGTACGGGAGTTGATGTCCCGGCAGGTCTTCCGCCGGCGGCTGGCCTCCGGCTTCCCCGATGACGTGCTGGTCGCGGCGAAGACGGGCACGCTGCCGAGCCTGCATATCGAGGCGGGCGTCGTCCGCTACCCGGACGGCGGCCGGTACGCGGTCGCCGTGTTCGCCCGTACGGCCTCGGCCGCGGCGGCACGTACGGCGGTGGACGCGGCGATCGGGCGGGCGGCGCGGCTGGCGGTGGACGCGCTCAGACGCCGCTGA
- a CDS encoding SDR family oxidoreductase, with protein sequence MSAPVALITGGTSGIGKATAELLHRRGYQVVVTGQNPDTIAAAEKEFPEGVVVVRADARSLAETDRVVEEIRERFGGLDVVFLNAAIVRMLPIEADVFDEAAYDDLFGVNVKGQFFTLQKALPLLHDGGSIIFNVGIGATRGIPGGAAVSAATKGALLSMVPSLALELAPRRIRVNAVSPGPIDTGIWAKQGMPAEMLEEVAKATVSQVPLGRFGTSEEVAEVVAFLASDAAGFVTGENLVVGGGVGIRS encoded by the coding sequence ATGTCCGCACCCGTAGCGCTGATCACCGGTGGCACCAGTGGAATTGGCAAGGCCACCGCCGAATTGCTTCATCGTCGCGGATATCAGGTGGTCGTCACCGGGCAGAATCCCGACACCATCGCCGCAGCCGAGAAAGAATTCCCCGAAGGCGTGGTCGTGGTGCGCGCCGACGCCCGCTCACTGGCCGAGACCGACCGCGTCGTCGAGGAAATCCGTGAGCGCTTCGGCGGACTCGATGTCGTATTTCTCAATGCCGCCATCGTCCGCATGCTACCGATCGAAGCCGACGTATTCGACGAGGCCGCCTACGACGACCTTTTCGGCGTCAACGTCAAAGGCCAGTTCTTCACCCTCCAAAAGGCTCTCCCTCTGCTCCATGACGGAGGTTCCATCATCTTCAACGTAGGGATCGGCGCCACCAGGGGAATTCCCGGCGGGGCCGCTGTCAGCGCCGCCACCAAGGGAGCCCTGCTTTCCATGGTGCCGTCACTCGCCCTTGAACTCGCTCCCCGGCGCATTCGCGTCAACGCCGTCAGCCCCGGCCCGATCGACACCGGAATCTGGGCCAAACAGGGGATGCCGGCCGAAATGCTGGAAGAGGTCGCCAAGGCCACGGTCTCCCAGGTCCCCCTCGGGAGGTTCGGGACGAGCGAAGAGGTCGCCGAAGTCGTGGCGTTCCTGGCCTCGGACGCGGCCGGCTTCGTCACGGGGGAGAACCTCGTCGTGGGCGGGGGTGTGGGGATCAGGTCGTAG
- a CDS encoding LysR family transcriptional regulator yields MADTPPPVDLDLRLVRYFTVVAEYRHFRRAAEALHITQPSLSRQIRQLERQLGARLIDRTPQGSKLTEAGEVFLSRAKALLRSAAQAAAHTRAVAEPSRITIGYIMNVIVTPAVRELRHRNPDADVRTLHLTWNDARAALLDHRVDAAVTRLPFPTGDLQVTVLYDEPRVLVVPFDHPLAGKESVTVADIADEPLIRGADPVWNAFWRIDPRPDGSRAPDGPLAEGVEDKLELIASGQAVTIAPGAYGQGLRPDLATVPLDGVEPSHVVLATRADDNSRLVTAFRKYARAHLTGPPSAGATATR; encoded by the coding sequence ATGGCAGACACGCCGCCTCCGGTGGATCTCGATCTTCGGCTGGTGCGGTATTTCACCGTCGTCGCCGAATACCGGCACTTCCGCCGCGCCGCCGAGGCCCTCCACATCACCCAGCCGTCCCTGAGCCGGCAGATCCGTCAGCTCGAACGACAGCTGGGGGCCAGGCTGATCGACCGCACCCCGCAGGGCAGCAAGCTCACCGAGGCCGGCGAGGTCTTCCTGTCCCGCGCCAAGGCGCTGCTGCGATCCGCCGCCCAGGCCGCGGCCCACACCCGGGCCGTCGCCGAGCCGAGCCGGATCACCATCGGCTACATCATGAACGTCATCGTCACCCCGGCGGTGCGCGAACTGCGCCACCGGAACCCGGACGCCGACGTCCGCACCCTGCACCTGACCTGGAACGACGCTCGGGCCGCCCTGCTCGACCACCGGGTGGACGCGGCGGTGACCCGGCTACCGTTCCCGACCGGTGATCTGCAGGTGACGGTCCTCTACGACGAGCCCCGGGTGCTGGTGGTGCCCTTCGACCACCCGTTGGCCGGGAAGGAGTCGGTCACCGTCGCCGACATCGCCGATGAACCCCTGATCCGGGGGGCCGACCCGGTCTGGAACGCCTTCTGGCGCATCGACCCCCGGCCCGACGGCAGCCGCGCACCCGACGGCCCGCTCGCCGAGGGCGTGGAGGACAAGCTCGAACTCATCGCCTCCGGGCAGGCCGTGACCATCGCACCCGGCGCCTATGGCCAGGGCCTACGCCCCGATCTCGCCACCGTCCCGCTGGACGGGGTCGAGCCGAGTCATGTGGTGCTGGCCACCCGCGCCGACGACAACAGCCGCCTGGTGACGGCCTTCCGTAAGTACGCCCGGGCCCACCTCACCGGTCCGCCTTCGGCCGGCGCAACGGCCACTCGGTGA